The Melanotaenia boesemani isolate fMelBoe1 chromosome 17, fMelBoe1.pri, whole genome shotgun sequence genome segment GTAAAgggaaaatgaattaatatctCAGGCACTGGCTTGGCTTCCCTCCTAGTTTTACAGCTGTGGGGGCTTACATCTCATTTTTGGTGGCAAAGTGCAGGGTGGAGATGATGCTCAGGGACTCCAGAGTTGAGCTGTTCAGCAAGGCTGGGATAACAACACAGGCAGCCACAAGTAGGTAGCAGAGACTGCAGTCAGGCAGGTAGAAAGTATCTGTGCTGGGTGGCATCTGGCATCTCATTCCCAGCAGGTAGAAGAAGCACAGAAAGCAAAGGCTGTGGAACTGGCAACCCAGGAAATGTGGACAAAATGGGACCTTTCCCAAAAAAAGAGTCACATAGAGCAAACTCTGGAGGCTGGAACCTTTCCATATAAGCTTTTTCTTGAGGTCGATGTATGACACCTTTCTATCACCTGCAAATCTGGCAGTGTGGAAAGTGAGGCTTGGGGGAAAACCCAGTGTGCATGGTAATGGCACACTCGACCACATCCTGTCTGAGTACCTGTGGGAGATGAGAGTAGACTTAGGAAAGAAACTGCGTTTCCCACCCATCGTGCAGAAACTGTTGAGGCCAGACATAATAATCTGGTCAGAGAAGGCAAAGAAAGCTATCTTGGTGAAAGTGACTGTGCCTTGGGAGGAAGGCTGCAAGGAAGTCCAATTGAGGAACAGTCTCAGATATAAGGACATTGTCCAGAAATTCAAaggcaagaaaacaaacatggctGTTTCTTGTAGAAGAGGAGTGTAGATTGTTCCCAGCTAAGCCATTGTGGTGCTCACTGCACATGGAGTAATTGGGAAGGATAAAAGTCAGCTTTGTTTGTGACTGGTAAAGTAGCAGAAAGAGCTTCTTATTGGCTGTGGCAtaaaagagaggaggagggctGGAGACCTGTAGCTGATGTGCACTGATTTGACCACCAATGTTGACCTGTCAAAAAAGGAATGTTCGGTTCAAGGTCGAAAAAACCTGGTGAAGGTTGGCTACCATCTGAAGACTTCAGTTGTGTCCAAGTGTCTTTATGGCATCCTCGAATGTATGTAACAAACTGCAAAAGTTGCTAGATGATGAAGAAATCTGTACAAACTCAGTGCAACACAGTGACAAACTGTGTTCAGACAGAAGCTTCTTCTGATGTGCTGCATTATGGACCAGTGCAGGAAATCTCTCCTACTCAGTGCCTCTAACAATCGGGTGTTTTAATGAACTGACAATAATTGTGATATTTAAACattgaaatacaaaaaaaatgctgttgaGAATATATTTATGGTGCAAAAAAATAGCGATCTGATCTAACCTAATCACATTTTTACAGTTACTTTCCTCTTACTTTGAATGAAACTTAATTATTCTAACTAGgtcaaaatagataaataaataaatgaaacacagAGGTGAATTAGTTGAGATCAACttataataaatacattaatttagAATTATCCTATATTATTACAATGTAATTCATTAATCATTTGCAttaatacagttttatttattaaacaacaaAGTGTGTTTAGTCAGAGGCTTCAGCTtttttttgattaattaaatatgaCTGAACTAAAATTAACTGAACTGAATCAGAGGTTACAggttttttctttcaataatttgtttgttttcttagtCTGCCATTTTGTAAAGGGGGTCTAAGTCCAAGTCTAGTCATATTTATGaaattaatatatttgttttgatAGTTTTAATGCTGCTGTACTTACATATTCACCATATGTGTCCTGGACTATGGGAGGAGCCGGTCTGTAGCCGGTAGCTGGAGGAGCCCCTCTGGCTCTCTGGACCCCCCTGCCTCTGGAAGATGGTACCCGGCTGAGTGGGGCTCCTCGTGGTGCTGCTCCTCGAGGCACTGCTGCATGCAGGGAAGGTACTCCTCCACGACTCCTGACACAAGACACAGAAATCATCCCAGCTcagatgaaagagaaaaaacaacagcaaaaaacaaaagcttttggAGATATGTATGCAAAGCTGGGGGGATTTCTGCATGTTTATATGAGCTTTAAAGCATTACTGTTGATGTTACATTAATATGAGATGTACATTATTCATCTTCATTATAAACTGCCATAATGTATGATGTTTGCAGTCAGTTGCTTCAtctattttcagtccagttatAACTTCCTACATTGGCCAGAATAACTTGACTACAGGAATGATGAATATGGACCATTCGGCAGGCAGGTTATAGGTGTGGGTGTAGAGAAAGGAACAGCGCAGGCGGAGGGCATGTTCCTCCAGCCGAGAGAAAGTGAGTCATGTTTAGTACTCAAAACACACCACATCTTGTGGCTGAGTTTCTTTCCTGTCTATTAAGAAAAATGTAGATGAAAAAATGGCATTTCTCtatgttttataataaatgtttggCCTAAATGTGGTTTGTGTGCTTTGTGTTGAAGCAAAACCTTGTGTTTGGACTCTAACAGGCTTAAAAAGACCTTCACTATcaatttttaaaagatattttatcTTCTAAGATTTAAAAAGGTAACATGCAAGTTCtacttttaatatatatatgaagGAATCTAtaggaaaaggaaaacagatgtttacagtCTTCCAGATGAATACACAGGCAGACTCTTAACCTGTTCTTTAATGAAAAGGCCTGTTCTATGAATCAAGGAATATCTGACCTTGTGGTCTGGTAGATTTTATACACCGGCTGAGCTTTTTTTGTTAGATGAAGTTAACTGAtctgaggcagcagcagcacaccgCCAAGGTTGCCGTGTGGATCATTTGCTTtctatgttttctgtttcagcaGCTTTGAATGAGGGTGTGGTGAAACATCCAAAGATTTGGGGcaggaagagagggagagagagagagaaaaaaaaaaaaaaaaactcccactGTCTGACTATGGCAGTGGGGAATGTggttgagaaagaaaaaatgagtaCTGACAATTAATTCCCTTTTAAGAGCCAGAATTCTAGCAGCAGCTCAAAGCAAAGAGAGGCGGTAAAATCCCTGTTCAGAGTATTGATTAAAATCATGCATATGTGAATGTGAATACGTGTAGTAAACTTCCTGTGTAGGAAGCGATGGGACCTCTGTCTTCTAGCTCTCAAATGAGGCATGGTAAATGCTAAttacattataatttaaaacacTGCCAATTATATTCTATCTCAGAGCAAGACAAACACTTCATCTCGGTGACCTTGTTTATCTCAAAACCCAATgaaagaaatttattttcttatataaacaaaaagagcaaacagtacaattcttttttcttttttcctttctcattTAAAGCCCGGCGATGGTGCAGCCAGCATTTAATTTATCTGACAgtcatgaatatttttatttgtcggCTTGTGAGGTCTCAGAGGGACTAGAATTAGTGTGGGTTTACAGGGATTGGAGAGTAGCAGAAATTTAATGGTAATCATTTGCATATAAAGCCTTTTTTAGAATAGCGTCTTTGCTTCCCTAATTTTTGTAGTCAACAGAAACTGCATTACTGTAATTATCAGTGTTGTTATACTATTAAAGGTGGCATAAATCTGCTTGCTTATCCACCCTAATAAACATAAATTACGACCTCAATTCCAAAAAGTTGGACAAGGTGTAAAATTTGAATAACAACAGAGTGCAATGGTTTGCCATGtcataaatcaatatttattcacaatagaacatagaaaacatgttaaaaaaaaaaagggatattttcaattcatgaaaaatattatatGAGCTTATATTTGAGGGCAACAACACCTCTTAAAAAAATTGAGTCAGGAGCTATGAAAGACTGGAAAAGTGAGAGGTATAAAATAAACGGCTGGAGGAGTGGGTTGTAACTAATTAGGAGAATAGACTTCAGCTTAATAACATGGCCGGGTAAAAAAGAGCACCTTatagaggcagagtctctcataAGTAAAGCTGGGCAGAGATTCAGCTATCTGCAAAtctgcaattaaataaaatgtggagCAAATTCAGAATAATGTGTCACAACAACCAAAACAATCTAAAACACtttgtaaataagtaaataacaCTGTCAACAGATTTTCAGAATTGGGAAATTCCatgctaacaaacaaaatatgagctaataattcaattaaaataGTCAAAATTAACGCGCTTCTATATTCTACTAAAAGGAAGTAACTAGTTTGTGTCAATTGGTAACTATTGATCTTGATGTGGGATTCCCCATGGCTCTTTTATGGACAGTATAATTATTGTCTATATGTGCCCAGCTTCAGTCAGCGATGTTAAAATCAGTTAATTAAGCaagaaatcttggtgtcattttggaTTCTGAGCTAGCTATATTAGCTCATAGTCATATTAAACCACAAGTTATTTCAGGTACCACGGGATGAACATAGAATAAGGGAACTGATGTTTCAACATGATCTATAAACATTTATTCAagcatttgttttcagtaggCTTAACTAATTGAGTTTTTATAGATCTCTCTAATAATTGCTAAGACAACTGCAACTAATTGAGAATGCTGAGCATatcctcacaaagaccaaaaaAGGGAAAGTTGAAAAGTTTTCAGCTCTTGCTTCTTGTGtgccaaagtattgtttttaatacacacacacaaacacacaaacacacacacacacacacacccacatatatatatatatatatatatatatatatatatatatatatatatatatatatatatatatatatatatgatcttACTATATGgaacaatttttttcttaaaactactttatttgCTACCACTTTTAATCAAGATaatgagtttttcttttggGGTCTATATTCTTCAATATGtacaatgatgatgataattatGTTGATGATGAGGATAATGATGTATTTATTATAAGTCATTATGTATTCTGTTATTTAACTGTTTCTTGTTATTATGTAGATTGATTTGTGTATGTAAtttgctacataaataaattttctttgcCTTGCCTACTGTGAATACAATATAGGTCTATGCGAGTTAATTCTGTAATtgcttttatttgcattttatacttttctttaGAATTGAGTAGACTTGGGGTTGTCATAGAAACTGAAGTAAATTAACATTGTGGTGGTGATCGGTTGACATCCTCTACAGTCAGGACTGTGGTGTTACAAATGTGTAGACATTGTAAAAGCCCTGGTGGCTTGCTATTGCCACTGcaggtttttattctgtttcttttttctttattctggtaactgtacaaaaaaatctgatgattttatttaaagtttgaaaattttacttattttcaagaaacaaattttttaaattgaggTTTGTCCAGATCTTGAAACATCTCAACGGTGTTCACTAAATATTGATCACAAGCGATAGGAAGTCCTAACTGTATGAAGTTTGACGGAAGGTCAGTATATTATTGTCAGTAGTTTTGCTGCCCTTTGTACTTAAAACAGTCATCTTGTGTTTAGGATGTGACTGAGACGATGAGACCAGCCAGCTGGAAACTATTTATTTGCTGGAGGAAAGTTAGTCGATATATGAAGTGTAGATCTCTTATAATCCCACAAGGCTCGGGCAACAAACTGCATGACACTTCAGTGGACTGAAATTCAAGCCAGTCATTCAATAACAGCTTTTCTCTCTTACATCAGAGCTATTTTAAGTTACTgagaaagcaaaccaaacactTTCTGCTGCTGATTAATATAATAAGTAATCAGGTCACTGAATGCTTCCACTCTACCAAACCTAGttgtttatccattttttttttttttgataattattagattaaaaaaaaaaacagccacagTGAGTTAGCTGCAGTTTACTGGTTGTAAAGCTCCAATTACTCTGCAAAATAACAAACTTAGTGCCTACAAAAGTCCTTGTGTAATAAAGCAAGAAATGCTCGCAGCATAATAATATTGATTGGCTCTTTGTTAAATTGGTTAATATTGTCTGCCTGTGATATAACCAGACATATAAATTGCACTTCTATTGCTGTCTGCATGaggaaaatgattaaaaaaaaggttttccagTTAAAATTACAGCTTTTCTAATAGCTCTGTGTACAGTAGACTTGAATCACTTTGCTTCACTAAATGCTTAggctcttatttatttaaatttggtacagaaaatagtaaaaaaaaatatccagtgaacAAGCAACCATGTGAAAAGATCCATCAACAACAACTTTAAATGATAACAGCAGTGGTTTGGTTTTTTAAGGTAGGTGCCAATCACCCACAGTGTCTGTCTGCTTTTTGTGATTCCTGCTGAGGTCTGCAAACAGTCAGCATAGTTAGAAAGACCATGGCTCATTTTCCTGCCTTCAGATGAAGCGATTTTATGCCattcatttttgtaaaatatgccGAACAGCTAAACGGGAAGCTTTTGTCTGGTTTGTTGTTCTAAGTTATATTTTAGCTGCTATTTCCTATTGACAGAATCGCATATCAGTGCAGGAAAATTATACACTTTGTCTCCGCTCAGCAGGACAAGTATTAACTGACACTATTTACAGCTTTGCATAAGCTTTCCAAAACACCCAATTAACTGTTAGGAAAAGTGTGATAGTATTTATCATCAAACTTAAGTCAAAATGATGCAAAGAGATGCTTTTGGTGAAAACATAAACGAGAAAATGTATCTGCTGGCTGGTGGTAAACTGTGTCAAAGTCTTGCAAAAGGGGGGTCTCACTATCCAATCTCCTGGCTAAAGTTTTAATTACTCTCATTACATTGGTCATTGTGTCAGGAAATTCTGTGCACAGTTTCTGCTCCTTGCAGCCTTCATCCTGAATAGTAGGTGTTACTACTAAGAAAATAACACCATGACATGTCACTAAAAAGCTAGAAAACCTGTCTGCTTACTTCAGTTATCCTTTTTACAGTTCCAAAGCCTCCAAAGTAGTGACTAATTataaacagacacacagataTGTTTGGTTTTGCTagccaacatttttttttttagaattataCAATAAGTGTAGTGAGCTGAAATGGATCATTAATGGACTATAAtgaattggatttttttttatttatcaaattatTGTAATGTGAGGGTTCAATATGTGGTGGGTAGTCCACTCTCTAGAGGGATAAACAACAGATGGAGACGGATTACTTGTTGAGCAGCACTTTACTCTTTTCCACATGTCAAAAACTCCAAAACAACCAAACACTTCCTTTTTCTCACCCCCATGTGACGGTGCTAGCCAATCAGAAGCTAGGAGGGGCTAAACTATGGTAAATAGAGAAAAATATAGGCAGATTTAACAAACTGTTACTCTTGTTTTAAATTGCAAATAGGGAGAGCTAATTTGTAAAGATTGCTTATTTAAACACAGATATGTAAATAGTCAACGctgtaataaatatataacacattaaatcaaataaactcCAATGCATGAAATACTATATGAATCTTACATTACCATTGtctatttttttgttatgtctTTTAGCcctgtgttttcctgtttcatttAGTGGAGTTGACCCTCCTGTACATGTTCTCTTTACTTACTGCACAGCTGGTCTTAATTTCCTGATTAcaacacctgctcctcatttggTTAGTCCTTCTCCAGTGTATATGCcctggtttcttttgtttttgcctgATTTTTGTCACTCATCCTTACATTTTGTCATCATCCTTCCTCATGACTTGTATCTTTGTCCAGTGGTTGCTTGTAAATTCTTGTTTTCTTGCATTGTGTACTTGTTGTTCTGTCCAGccaatattttcattaaataacaTCTGTATTTGAAGTCTGCCTGTCTTGTGTTCCTtcatcctgcatttgggtccttcaTCCTCACGCACCCTGATGCCATCACTAAACTTGCACTTCATATCATATTGACAGTCTACTGTAGATTTAGTCAGCTatgatatttaatttatttgactaaaactgacCTGACTCAGATGATTAAATTATGACTAAAACCAGTGACAACTTAGTCATAAGACTGACTAAAACTAATTCAAAAGCACTGGAAATAAGTTGCATTGAAAATGCGATGGCTTTTCTTATGGATCAGTGCCATATAAATGAAGTGTactgaactggaaaaaaaaaaaaaaaaaactcttccaggctaaaaagaaaaagaaaaaaaaaacaaacaaactggcaTCTCTGTCAAGAAAGGGTTAAAACATGTatcttttaactccagtgtctcataatctataaataacacattaaacCTTGCTATAAAGCCAGCTTTACAGATAACTAAATAAAGAAAGCTGTAAATGTGCTGTAACTGTAAATGACACCATTAACTCCAATAATGCAACAGGACACCGTACACACCCATTTACAGACAAAAAGCCTTCCCAGTCACTTCTTAACTGTAAGTAATACTCATTTCCAAGCTGAATCGAAGTGTGTTTcatgcacatgtacacacaaacacatgtatgAACATGTATGTTTACCTGGGAGGCCCTGAAACAGGTGTCCCTCTTCCACGGGCGGCCGACTTGCCCCTGACCGATGGCACCTTGGCATCCTCAGAGCCGCCATTCAGGTATGTGAGCTCCTGCAGCTGGGCCTGTCTGATCTCATCATTGTAATCCTGCACACACAGAGGCAcagtgttcacacacacacacacacacacacacacagagagagacagagagagagagaaagagagagagagagacagcaaTGGACTTGCTTTCAATTACATAGTATTAAATTACGTCCTTTATCTCCAAGGCTACAGCCCCGGGAATATCTAATTAATGTACTTTACAGTATTGCCGTGACCACTGTTTTTAAAGCCACAAAACATTGTAGATCTCCCACCGATAAATCCTCAGGACCCTATTTGCCTTTATCTTCTCATACAGCTGTTTTTTGGCACTatattaaaacacataaataataagGAAATCACTCTTTAATGATAGAGTGACTGACTGATATGATTGTCATTTGTCAgcttaattaataaatacattttttgaaACAGTGGGAAGCACTAATATTGAAGGGGTTGTTTTTAAGGATCTGCTCATAATTAATGatgaaatgtaaattattataGCTCTGAGCATCGGAAAGATTATCCATAATGAATGGAGGAAGAGTAAATAAGCTCTGTGCAGAATGGTTCTGCTGGGAAGGGCTCGGTCCACGCTGAGAGATTCACTCCTGCTTTCTTTTATTCCTCTTAAACCCACAACTTACCACACACCCgcccacacgcacacacacacacacacacacacacacacacacacacacacacacacacacacacacacacacacactccaaagGCTCTGACAGAATTACAGTTCAAGTTACAGACAGAAAGAGCGAGTCGTCTCCACTGCTATTCACTTTGCTGCAGACAGGCTGAAAATGAGTTGGCTGAGGCCAAAGAGCAGCTAAAAGGAGATTCAGtaggagaaaaaggaaaagtcagatgtgtgtgtgtgtgtttgtgtgtgtgtgagagtgaggGGAACGTACTGGTATAAGAAACTTCTTGATCTCCTCCAGAGCATGACCCATCCTGGCGTAGGCCTCGGCCGGCGGGGCGAACACCTCGATGAGGACGTGCAGGTCTTCATTCAGGTGGTGATATTTGGCCTCGCCGCTCTGTCGTAGCTCCTCTTCCTGATggtttagagagaaaaaaaagacgtCCTTACACCGGGAAGGTCTTTTGTCTCTAGAACTACCACAAGTAAGCTGTCACACAGAGGAATAttcattgttttatatttcaggaAGGGTTTACTGCTGGGAGTTTTTCCATAACTGCTAACATAATGAGGTTTGATCCTTCGATGCTGTAgaggaacaaaacaaaatactgaTGAGTGCTGCTGTGAACTTCTGCAAACAGGCAATCCATAACATCCTTGCAATTGCACGTGTCACATTTAACTGATTGCTTTTGTTCCCCATAGCAGCCTGTCCTCATAAAACATTATGAAACAAACACTGTGATTTCTCGTCTGCTTGTTCAATTTCAGCTAATGTAGTTGACCGTGCTAACATCGATTAGGTAGTTCTAGAAGGAAATTAAAGTTCTGATTTATATTTGATAGGAGAAACTATCGACTGTTCATATAAACATCCAATTATCATGTTTAAAAATTTGAAACAGAGACTGAAATAGTCAAGTGACTGGCTGAAAGTTGTTGGCAGATTGTCTGAATACTATAAGATAAAGTAAATAATTCCAAATTATTTACCCAACCAGTGAAGTGTCTAAAAACCATATACTCCCCCTTTCAGTGAGGCTGACCTTTTTGAAATGTCCTCCAGGGTGAAGATTTTCACTGACTAAATGTAACGTTTATGTGTTGACCAGAAAATCTGGATGTTTGAGTTGCAAACTTGGATTGTGCTTCGTTATCTTCTTGCTTTAATGTCCTTAATTGCCTCTCGTTTCCACGACAATGTTAAACTTTGCCATAAAAAGTAATCCAATGACAAAGAAACCAACATCAGAaagggttttattttattttattttttttccaagacaTGGCTGTTGTATTTCACTGAGCTACTTCGCCCGAACATTGAAGGGCAGGAAACTGTCATGAGATCACCTGTAATCGAGACTGTCGGCTGTTTTGGATGGAGAGGTTTTAGTAAATTATGCTGTGTTGAATTTTTGAAttgaggaggggaaaaaaacattagtaaatatacaaaaacgaTCAGATAAATACCAGCAGAATCCTTCTGTCCGTTATCCCTGACAGCAAATTAAATATCTTCTGAATATCACCTGATCCACAAGGTAACTTGACAGTAACAACATGGATTGACTATTGTCCTGGTGGAGACACTGATGACCGTCAGAAAATAAATCCTAATGACTTCTATTGATTTCTTGATCTTTCCAGTAGATAGAAGGATGTACAGTAAATACTGAGAAAGCATGTTCAGTCTTTGGTGAATTACGGTATATCCAGTGCTAGATTATGCCAAATTTATCCAAcactttgttgttatttatgGCCCCTTTCACACTAATCAGAGGACCGTGGAGGTTCTACAGTATTGTTGCTGAACCCAGCTATGGATCTAGCCGACGACTGTAAGCAATGAAACATGAGATGGAAACTGCTTCAGCAATCGTCATCTGGCTGGTCATAATatgtcaggactaaaaactCACTGGAAGGGCCTGTAAAGTAAGAGTTCCTTAACTGGCCTTACATTGGTAAAGAGCTGTGTTAAAGGAACTGTGTTACAGTTTAAACTGGTAGAGCTCTTTGAATACTTTTTAACCTTGTAACTTTAGGTGTTGGCTCCCTGGTTTAGGTAATTAGTTACTGGTTactgaaaaatgagaaataagTTGTGGTTGTGGACAGATTATTATATCTGCCATCCTAAAAAGACTGCAGATGATATTGAGCCCATAtagataaattattttaatgaaagtcTTTTAGTTTAAACAATGTATtgtctagttaaaaaaaaaacaatgcaagcATAATTCATGTAATCTCTTAAAGCCACAAAGGTCTACTCCATGGGGTAACTAAAAATGTAATGGGGTCCACCAAAGACAAGGCATTAATTTTTTGAGCAAAGCAAATTCCTATAAAAATGTTCTGAGAATCCATTCAGTAGTTCGTACTAATAGTAGTTTCAATCATCTACcattaccatgtgatatttttaaaatgttataatgtggttttctgcttctgggtatctattagggggcagaagacaagtatcagattgtgttcaagacgattttgagcaaagtttataccataaattgaagcaaaatgtcttaGAAACTGTAtataacaaatatgtcacatcaggctcttatgggttaatttCTCATGGCTGTATTTAACAAGGTGTTAtgtcggctgcacatccatgatgacaaTCTTCCATTCTACCACATCCCAAAGGAAGATAGAACACTATTGGACTGAGATCAGGTGACGATCAGGAGAAGATTGTTTCAAGG includes the following:
- the khdrbs3 gene encoding KH domain-containing, RNA-binding, signal transduction-associated protein 3 isoform X2, which gives rise to MGSEKYLPELMAEKDTLDPSFQHSLRLLDQEIEKIQRDDGKEEEKFIDVVINKNMKLGQKVLIPVKQFPKFNFVGKLLGPRGNSLKRLQEDTLTKMSILGKGSMRDKEKEEELRQSGEAKYHHLNEDLHVLIEVFAPPAEAYARMGHALEEIKKFLIPDYNDEIRQAQLQELTYLNGGSEDAKVPSVRGKSAARGRGTPVSGPPRSRGGVPSLHAAVPRGAAPRGAPLSRVPSSRGRGVQRARGAPPATGYRPAPPIVQDTYGEYEYDDGYGAAYDDQGYESYDNNYSNQGQKLDESHKSFSPNNQPQTTAD